tcatgcttcatccagcccagcatttctcatgatgtactctgcatataagttaaataagcagggtgatgatatacagccttgacatactcctttcccaatttggaatcagtctgttgttccttgttcggttctaactgttgcttcttgacctgtatacagatttctcaggaggcaggtaaggtggtctggtattcccatctctttaagaatgttccacagtttgttgtgatccacacagtaaaaggctttggcatagtcaacaaagcagaagtagatgtttctgtggaacgctcttgctttttcaatgacccaatggatgttgacaatttgatctctggttcctctgccttttttaatacagcttgaacatctggaagttcacggttcatgtactgttgaagactggcttggagaattttgagcattactttgctagcgtgtgagatgagtgcaactgcatGGTATTTTGaccattctttgacattgcctttctttgagattggaatgaaaactgacctttccagtcctatggccactgctgagttttccaaatttgctaccatattgactgcagcactttcacagcatcatcttttagaatttgaaatagctcagcaggaattTCAAcaccccactagctttgttcatagcggtgcttcctaaggcccacaaccattttgcctttttgcatttgtttctcttgaggacgatcttgatcactgcctcttgtataatgtcatgaacctctgtccatagttcttcaggaactcagtctatcagatctaagccCTTGAATCTGttagtcacttccactgtatattcataagggatttgatttaggtcatgcatgaaaggtctagtggttttcccttctttcttcaatatatgtctgaattttgcaataaggagcctAGAACATGATACATTAAGACTTCTGTTGTTAGAAGATCAATTATATTCCCCTTGATACAATAATAGTGAAATGAAGCAAATTGCAGTAACCTATTTTATTACATGAATATTCTGTATCAGTTTTTAAAGTCTGACTTGTGATGCCAACATATCTCATTTAGTAAAAATCTTGTAATTTTTcataagtgaagtcactcagtggtagccaactctctgcaaccttggactgcctacctggctcctctgtccattggattttccaggcaagaatactggagtggcttgccatttccttctccaagagatcttcctaatccagtgattgaacctgggtatcctgcattgtaggcagatgctttaccatctgagccacaagggaagtcattTTCATAAGTTACCTCTATTTCTGAACTTAAATTTTATCAATTACAAGGTTAGAAGATTGGGTTGTATTATCTACAAAATCTTTCAAGCCAGAATAGTCTATTTTcctattgttgttgctatttagtctctaagtcataaccgattctttggaactccatggactatagccctccaggctcctctgtccatgagatttcccaggcaataatactggagtaggttgcaatttccttcttcagaggattttctcagcctctcctgcatctcctgcaggcaggtggattctttaccattaagccacttgggaagcctatcaatttaaaaatgatgttttgtTATTGGTCCCAGTGAAATTTACGGAATTCTGATATAaaatattcagctcagttcaattcagttgctcagtcatgtctgactctttgcgaccccatggactgcagcatgccaggctttactgtctatcaccaattcccagagtttgctcaacctcatgcccattgagtcagtgatgccatccaacaatctcatcttctgttgtccccttcttttcctgccttcaatccttccaagcatcaggatcttttccaatgagtcagtttttttcatcaggtggccaaagtattagagcttcagtttcagcatcagtccttccaatgaatattcagggctgatttctttaagatgaactggttcgatctccttgcagcccaagagatgctcaagagtcctttccaacaccatagttcaaaagcatcaattctttggcactcggctttctttatggtccaagtccaCATCCATACACTGGACACTATAATAGTTTTGACTCACTTAAcagttccttttttcccccttattgcTATTGGACACTCACATAATGTACAAATGACCCTAAAGAAGAACAGTACATTTGTGACTGAGTTCATTCTTGCCGGGATAACTGATGACCCACAACTGCAGATCCCACTCTTTCTAGTGTTCACGCTCATCTACCTCCTCACTCTGGTTGGGAACCTGGGGGTGGTCACGCTGATCCTGCTGGACTCTCgtctccacacccccatgtacttcttcctcagccacCTCGCTCTGGCGGACTTCGGTTACTCCACAGCCGTCACTCCCAAAGTGATGGCGGGATTCCTCACAGGAGACAAGGTCATTTCCTACAGTGCTTGTGCcgctcagttttttttctttgcagtctTTCTCATTATGGAAAGTTCTCTCTTGGCCTCAATGGCCTATGACCGTCATGCAGCGGTGTGTAAACCACTCCATTACACCAGCATCATGACACCAAGAGTGTGTGCATGGATTGTCACAGGGTTTTATGTCTTTGGTTTTCTGGAGGCCTCTGTGCACACTTGGAACATATTCAGTCTCTCTTTCTGCAGATCCAATGTGATTGATCACTTTTTCTGTGATGCTACACCTCTCCTGGCTCTCTCGTGCTCAGACAGCAACAGAAGCGAGAtcgttttatttcttttggttgGCTTCAATGTTGTCTTTTCTAACCTGGTCATCCTGGCTTCCTATCTGTCTATCTTTGTCACCATTCTGAGGGTGCGCTCCTCTGAAGGACACCAGAAGGCCTTTTCCACCTGTGCTTCCCACCTCACCGCCATCTCCATCTTCTATGGGACAGGCGCCTTCATGTACCTACAGCCGGGCTCCCGCCATTCCATGGACACAGACAAAATGGCATCTGTGTTCTACGCCGTGGTCATCCCCATGCTGAATCCGCCGATCTATAGTCTGAGGAACAGAGAGGTCAAGAGAGCATTAAAAAAGGCTGTGGGGAAGGCAAAGTCTtctataaaattcatattttaattatatagatACAACAATAAGGTGGTTTCATACAGGTCATATCAAGTTAGGGGAAGTGTTGTTAGGCCAACAGCATGCAAATTTTGAGTACTTTCTTGAGTTCTTTACTAAGTCTGTGATACAAAtggcttaaaaatattatatctcAGGAATAATAGCTTAGGAATATCAACCTTGAACCTAGAAGTCTTAGTACATAGTTTCTTCTTAGTTACATTTCATTATTTCTCATTATCATCCCCACTCTCATTTTAGTCaatgcatatttaaatatatgtccAAAGAAACGTCATTTATGGAATCCAGTGTAACTCACACATTCATGAGTGACAGCAAAATGAGTTCAAAGATGAATGGGACTAGTCTATTTTCACAGTATAATTTAAAGCAATGATTATGATAGCTGATAATTCATTCTTAAATGTAAACTTGGTGCCAAATAGTCTGGGTATAGGTTTATtgcttgatttttgtttgtttatgttctTGTTTCAGTGATAATAAACATGATTATATGGTCATCTTTAGTTAGCTCAATTTTTGTCTTTATCAACTCATTATACAGAAGTTACATCTTCAtatgacaattttaaaatatcagaccAGAGTATAAGAGAAATAAGAATAATGGCCtattttaattcactgaaaaaaaatagcatttaattttaaagtaaggCTTCAATCTATCTTCAAATGCTCAACTTTGTACTCCTTTTATGCTCCCTCCTTCATGTATGCATTCAGGCCACCTAATTATAGATTGGCATTTGGGCTCAAATTAGAGGTTGACCTGATTGGTCCTTGCCAATCTCTAAGAAAAACCTATCCTGGCTTACCTCACTCAGTATAATGgaccccagtttcatccatctcattagaactgattcaactggattatttttaatggctgagtaatattccacggtgtatatgtaccacagcttccttatccattcgtctttTAAATTTTGGCATATTAGGACACCATGAATCATTTGGAGTTATGATAACTATTATAAAGATACCTTTTAAAGCAATTTGAAGTCTTAACATCATGCATGACAAGTTTGATTTATTCCATGGTCATATGGACGGctcattataaagaaataaatgtgggacacaacattaacaaaagaaaatcacatagtagcctatatgggaaaagaacctaaaacaaagtagatatatgtatatgtataactgattcactttgttgtatacctgaagttCACACAACatgtgtaaatcaactatacgccaataaaaaatattttaaatgaaaaaaaattttttttaatttgattacatGGTAATCTCAATAGATTCAAGCCAAGAGTTTTACAAAATCCACTGTCttatcatgatttttaaaaaaatctcatccaAGTGGGTAGAGAGGGAACAAATCTCAACATGATGAAGGTCATTTTATAACAAAACCACATCCGACATAGCACACAATGCTGAAAATACGAAAGCCTTCCAGCTTGACTTGACAAGATTGCCCCTCACCACTTCCATTTAATACAGTTTGggagtcctagccacagcaatcagacaagaaacaAAATTACAGGTTTTTCAAATTGGAAGGGAAGGTAAAACTGTCACTTTCGTATATGATATATGAGACTTTATATTGTGTAAAAGTCCTTCCCAATAAAAACCcccaaaactattagaactacTAAGTGAATTCAGCAAGATTGCagattacaaaattaatatacagaaaactgCTCAATTTATGTATACtagcaatgaaatatcagaaagagaaagcaaatagtcctatttaaaatcatatcaaaaaacctaaaatatctagaaataaattctATCAAGGATgtgaaagacctgtactctgaaaactattaaacaccaatacaggaaactgaaaattatgtaaaaagatggaaaaagcatAGCCCATGCTCTTGAGTTGGAAGAATTAATGCTATTAAAATTGTCATGGTATCCAAAGAGATATACATACTTAATGCAATCATTATCAAAATTCCCATGacctttttcacagaaataggacAAACAatcctaaagtttatatggaaccataaaagacccataATTGGCAAAGCAATtttggagaaaaagaacaaagctggaggtaacAAGCTCCCAgacttcaggttatactgtaAAGGTACAGTAACCAAAGTAGCAGATATTGGCCCAAAAATAGACAcacaatagaatagaatagagaacccaaaataaacccacatggttatggtcaattaatcaattacaaagatggcaagaatatacagtgaaaaaAGGACAATCTTTTCAGGAAGTGGTGGTAGAAAAACTGGACAACATTTGTAAAACAATGAGATTAAAACATtctctcataccatatacaaaaataaactcaaagagtgttaaacataagacctgaaattataaatttctagaagagaacataagtGAAGAAGTCTTTAACATAagttgtagcaatattttcttggatCAGTTTtccaatggaaaataaataaaagcaaaaataaacaaatggggtctaattaaacttacaagcttttgcaatGAAATAATAACCCACAGACTGGAGACAATTTTTGCAAGCAGTGTGACAAACAAGGGATTAATTCCCCAAAATAGAAAAAGCTTTtgtaactcaacaacaacaaaacaacccataaataaacaaatttgatAAATGGttagaagacctaaacagacatttctctgaagaaggcaTACAGGTGGtcagcaggcacatgaaaagatggtcagcaTCATTAACGAATGgaagaatgcaaatcaaagctactaTGAGATATCATCTCCCACccgtcaaaatggctatcatcaaaaagtctacaaacaaaaaatgtagaggatgtggagaaaaggcaaccttcCTACACCATTGCTGAAAGTGTAAATTGTTGCAGTGATTATGCAAAACAGAATGGAAGTTacttagaaaactgaaaatagatctAGCATATAATTAAGCAATTGcattcctgggcatttatccagtAAAGACAAAAGctctagttcaaaaagatacatccactccaatgttcatggtagcactatttacaataaccaagacctGGAAGCCATCTAAGTGCTCAttgacatatgaatggataaagaagatatatatctACATGAAATGTTAATCAgccacaaaagaatgaaataatcctATTTGCAGTGACaaagatggatctagagattattatactaagtgaagtaagtcagagaaagataaatactataggaggtcacttacatgtggaatctaaaaaatagtaaaagtgaacctatttgcagaagagaaacagactcacagacatagaaagcaagcTTACGATTAGcaaggaggaagagggggaggtaTAAATGGGAGTATGAGATTGACAGATACACATTACcatctataaaacagataaacaacaagcatTCACTGCATAATGTAGGCAACAGCATTCagcatcttgtaataaactataatggaaaagattgtaaaaaagaatataaagtatatatatgtgtgtgtgtgtatgtgtgtgtgtgtgtatacaaccATCAAATGATTTGActatatatacctgaaactaacacaattttgtCACACATAATCAATTAAAAAGAGCATTTTTCTTTtgatccataaaaaagaaattgcatatcttttaatttattaataaaactctAGGCCACAACTTCTTTGTTCAtacaaattagagtttttgttaaaataatgCTTCGATTCCCAAATATCACTTTAAAATCCTAAATATAAAACAGATTGTATCAAAAGGCACACTTTTAATTCTgtttaaataagaatatattgttttttaaaaattaatatttattcaaaatattgagAGTCTagcaattcaaaataaatagctttcaagttaaaaaatgtttttgcacagcaagggaaaccattgaagaaatgaaaagacaatgcaTGGGACTGAAGAAAATACTTGCCAGTGATGTAGCCAAcaaggaattaatatccaaaatataccaaGAGCTCATACTACCTAATATCAAAAGAACAAACTgaatcaaaaatgggcaaaagacctgaatagacatttttcgaaagaagacatacagatggctaaagggcacatgagaagatgctcagcatcactaactgttcttgttgttcagacattcagtcatgtctgactctctgggatcccatggattgcagcacgccaggcctccctgtccatcactgtctcctggagttcactcaaactcatgtccattgagtcagtgatgccatccaaccatctcatctctgtcgccctcttctcctcctgccgtcaatctttcccagcatctctgtcttttccaatgagtcagctcttcatatcagtggccaaagtacatCTGgaagctttttgaatgttgagttgttttttattttttattgattatagcacttttatttttcagacttttttcttcctaattcaTAAAATTATAGTGTGCAATTagttaaaagaaatacatataccCTTTAGCAATACAGGTAAAACTGAACTCTTGTTTAGCAGGTGGCTTACTCAGCACTTTTTTGTTAGCTGGTGAACATAagtccatatttttttaaattatatttatttttaattgatgattgcttcacaatgttggttagatttctgccatccatcaacatgaattagccatatgTGTACAGAATGGCCTTTCCGTCTTaaatctcccccacccccccatccttTCCACCCCTCTAGTTTATTACAGAGCCctagtttgagttccctgagtcatgcagcagTTTACCATCAGGTATTGTTTTACACATGTTAGTGAACATTAGtgaatccacggggttgcaaagattctgacatgactgagcaactttgcaCAGAATAGCACTGTATACATAGTTTCCGCTTCGGGCATCCCTGCTGGCTCAcagggtaaagagtccacctgcaatgcaggagacctgggtttgatccctgtgttgggaaaatcccctggaggagggcatggcaacccactctagtattctggcctggaaaatcccaaggacagaggagcctggtggggtacagaccatgggcttgcaaagagacaagactgagcgacaaAGCGCAGCACAGTGAAAGTTGAGTTTTAggtcagcattttcactctcctctttcacactcatcaagaggctctttaggtcctcttaaCTCTATGCCATTagaatatcatctgcatatccaagattgttggtatttctcctgatTCTagtttatgattcatccagcccagtattttgcatgatgtactctgaatataagttaaataaacaggggaacaatatacagccttgttgttttcagtcactaagttatgtccaactcttatgtcCATGTgactcatggattgcagcacaccaggcttccttgtcctgcACCATTTCccaaagtatgctcaaactcatttccattgagtcaatgatggcaTCAAACCCTCACATCCTCCATCACCCTCTTCtgcatcaatctttcccagcattagcgtcttttccaatgagtcagctctttgcactaggtgatcaaagtattggagcttaagacttgatgtactcctttcccaattttgaaccaggtctggttctaacttttgcttcttgacctgcataacaggtttctcaggaggcaagtaaggccatctggtattctcatctctttaagaattttccagttcgtTGAGatccacttccctggtggctcagatgctcaAGATTTCTGGCAATTCAGGagaaccgggtttgatccctgagctgggaagatctcctagagagtggaatggctacccactccagtattgttgcctagagaattccgtggacagaggagcctggcaggttaaagtgagcttggcaggctacagtccatggggtcacacagaatcagacatgattgagtgactatcacttccacacagtcaaagtctttagtatagtcaatgaagaagaagtagatgtttttctgaaactttcttgcttcttctacgactcaacaaatgttggcaacttgatctctggttcctctgccttttctaaatccagtttgtacaactgaaagttcttggttcatgtactgttgaagcttaacttgaaggattttgagcattaacttgctagcatgtgaaatgaatgtaatagcagggtagtttgaacattttctgGCATGGCAAttctttgggattagagtgaaaactgaccttttccagtcctgtggccattgttgagtttcacaaatttgctgacatattgagtgcagcactttcacagcatcatcttttaggatttccatttcttctttggccTAGccccttcattatttctggagctatttctccattctGCCTCAGTCATATATTGAACACTTGCTGActtgggggggtggggcggcTCATCTTccattgtatgatagtttgagtattctttggcattgcctgtctttgggactagaatgaaaactgaccttttccagtcctgtggccactgctgaggtttccaaatttgctgacatactaaGTGCAACAAAaagacacgaatttgagcaaattctggaagatagagaaggacagggaagactggcttTCTGCAggtcatggggctgcaaagagtgagacaggacttaggaacaacagcaaaaacaatcgagtgcaacactttcacagcatcatcttttaggatctgaaataactcagctagaattctatcacctccactaactttgttcatagtaatgtttcctaaggcacATTTGACTTCCCACTCTTGGATGTCTttctttaggtgagtgatcacaccatcatggttacatGGGTCATTGATGCCTTTTCTTAAATGgtccttttgtgtattcttgccacttcttaatctcttctgcttctgctaggtccctACTGTTTCCATCTTTTATCTTGCCCATccttgcctgaaatattcccttgatatttccaatgttcttgaagagatctctagtctttcctattctgttgttttcctctgtttttttttttttttttgcattgttcacttaggaaggcttttttatctctccttgctattctctggaactccgCATTCAGATGActatctctttccctttctctcttgcctttcacttctcttctcagctatttgtaaagccttctcagacaaccactttgccttcttgcatttctttttctttgggatggttttgatcatcacctctgtccatagtttttcaggcactctatctaccaGATATAAAggcttgaatctatttgtcaccttcactgtataatcataagggatttgatttaagtcttACCTGAATGGCCTTGGGGTTTTtcgtactttcttcaatttaaatctgaatgttgcagtgaggagttcatgatctgtcaCAATCAATGTCAggtcttgttttcgctgactgTGTGGAGCTTCTCCATCATCTGCCACAAAGGacattatcaatctgatttcagtattgaccatctggtgatgtccatgtgtggagtcatctcttatgttgttggaagaagtgtttgctatcaccagtgcgttcttttgacaaaactcgTTAGCCTTAACCCTGctccattttgtactccaagaccaagcttgcctgttactgcaggtatcttttgacttcctacttttgcttttcaATCCCtcatgatgaaaaggacttttttttttgtgtgtggtgtttttagtagttctagaaggtcttgtaagtattcatagaactgttcaccttcagcttctttaggatagtggttggggcatagacttggattattgtgatagtcaatggtttgccttggaaacaaactgagataattctgtcatttttgaggtttcacccaagtactgcatttcagactgtttttttttttgttgttgtttggttggtttttcttttccttttttactatgagggctgctccatttcttaaGGCATTCTTACctactgtagtagatataatggtcatctgaattaatactttgtccacctgatgtgaagaaccggcacattggaaaagaccctgatgctgggaaagatctagggcaagaggagaagggggaaatataggaagagatggttggatggcatcactgactcaatggacatgaatttgagtaaactcagggagacagggaaggacagggaagcctgggatgctgcagtgcatggggtcgcaaagagttggacatgactgagcaactgaacaacaacaaagtgaagaaataatttctggagtccacttctattttttaattacaaaattctTACCCCATCCCCCAATATTTATGTCACATTGCAGTTCCAGAGATTATTCTGTGGATGATTTTGTGCATCATCAAGGAGAATTCTTGCAAATCATATAAATACACTCATGATCTCCCTCAACAAGCAGAGCTGGATCCCCACAGACACTTCAATCACATGTTCCCTAGTTAGGTGAGATAATAAGGTTTGCAGCCCTCACAGGGTGTTTGTCCTATGAGAGTTCCATGACTACAAAACTCCCTCCTGGTTTCCACATGACTCCAATTGTCATCAGAAGAGAGTGAAGTCGAAGAGTCAGAGTTACTTGgaccatttgcttttcttttcatctgttaaTAATCATCTAGTAGCAGCAATGACCTCCCCCCAAACTGTGATATTGCTAAGAACATTCAACAATGTCCAGGGAAAACAACCCAAAATAACTGTGATGATGACTGTGATTGTGACGGTCACCCTTTACCAAGTATGAGGTACttttggactttattttcttatcataGCAAAAGTCTTAAGGGAGGATGTAGCTTTATATGATTTCCATCTTATAGATGAAGATATCaaagttcagagaggtgaagtgacttatcTAAGAAGAGTGACCAGCAGATCAAAGAGCAGAATTTTAGTAAGCTGAT
This sequence is a window from Odocoileus virginianus isolate 20LAN1187 ecotype Illinois chromosome 10, Ovbor_1.2, whole genome shotgun sequence. Protein-coding genes within it:
- the LOC110137921 gene encoding olfactory receptor 5B12-like gives rise to the protein MTLKKNSTFVTEFILAGITDDPQLQIPLFLVFTLIYLLTLVGNLGVVTLILLDSRLHTPMYFFLSHLALADFGYSTAVTPKVMAGFLTGDKVISYSACAAQFFFFAVFLIMESSLLASMAYDRHAAVCKPLHYTSIMTPRVCAWIVTGFYVFGFLEASVHTWNIFSLSFCRSNVIDHFFCDATPLLALSCSDSNRSEIVLFLLVGFNVVFSNLVILASYLSIFVTILRVRSSEGHQKAFSTCASHLTAISIFYGTGAFMYLQPGSRHSMDTDKMASVFYAVVIPMLNPPIYSLRNREVKRALKKAVGKAKSSIKFIF